Proteins encoded by one window of Aphidius gifuensis isolate YNYX2018 linkage group LG2, ASM1490517v1, whole genome shotgun sequence:
- the LOC122849820 gene encoding protein odd-skipped: protein MMDTKMEPLTPPHTPPSGIPHIQSPPRWIRNQIPGHHQLQQSHPTNNYHAAFFDHWLRGAAMMAARNCCPTTSPHHSHLQQQQQHHQQQHHQQQQHHHHHTIHPGLGVPPPASFLTRRLPGQRPKKQFICKFCNRHFTKSYNLLIHERTHTDERPYSCDICGKAFRRQDHLRDHRYIHSKEKPFKCNECGKGFCQSRTLAVHKILHMEESPHKCPVCARSFNQRSNLKTHLLTHTDVPQDLRVDTQLTTDSINSVRQVTSTTTEITMPSVKTTTIPRKLGFSIEDIMRR, encoded by the exons atgatggatACTAAAATGGAACCATTAACACCACCACATACACCACCATCGGGTATACCACATATACAATCACCACCAAGATGGATTAGAAATCAAATACCTGGACATCATCAATTACAACAATCACatccaacaaataattatcatgctGCATTTTTTGATCATTGGTTACGTGGTGCTGCAATGATGGCTGCTAGAAATTGTTGTCCAACAACATCACCACATCATTCAcatttacaacaacaacaacagcatcatcaacagcaacatcatcaacaacaacaacatcatcatcatcatacaaTACATCCTGGACTTGGTGTACCACCACCAGCATCATTTTTAACACGAAGATTACCTGGACAAAgaccaaaaaaacaatttatttgtaaattttgtaatcGTCATTTTACTAAatcttataatttattgatacatGAAAGAACACATACTGATGAGAGACCATATTCTTGTGATATTTGTGGTAAAGCATTTAGAAGACAAGATCATCTTCGTGATCATCG ATATATTCACAGCAAAGAAAAACCATTTAAATGTAATGAATGTGGAAAAGGATTTTGTCAAAGTAGAACACTTGCTGTACATAAAATTCTTCATATGGAAGAATCACCACATAAATGTCCAGTTTGTGCTAGAAGTTTTAATCAACgtagtaatttaaaaacacattTATTAACACATACTGATGTACCACAAGATCTTCGTGTTGATACACAATTAACAACAGATTCAATAAATTCAGTTAGACAAGTTACAAGTACGACAACTGAAATTACAATGCCAAGTGTTAAAACAACAACGATACCAAGAAAATTAGGTTTCAGCATTGAAGATATTATGAGAcgttaa